Below is a window of Brassica napus cultivar Da-Ae chromosome A5, Da-Ae, whole genome shotgun sequence DNA.
CTATCTACATTAGTAGTCAAATAAAAATGTGTTCATAGAtaatatcaaattaaataatgaTTATCTTTTGGTCAGAAACTTCTGTAGTCATATTTTTCTcacttgttttccttttttcttttggaattCAATCAGCTTTGAGTCAAAAGTTATAATTTCTTTAGACTATGGATAAGAACCGGTTATTAAATCTTCTCTTTATAGTTATTTAAGATTCGAATCTAACACTTCTActtttaaagaagaaaaatttaCCAATAGAACTACCAATTTAAGATACATTTCTTTGTATCTTCACAAAacacatattattaatatagaATATATACACTTGCTTATATGTAAGTTCTCacctaaaatacaaaaaatgtatatatttccATTACTAAAGATGTATATCagcaaaatatatatctttgacCATGAGAAAGGTGAGGAAAGGATAACAGACTTCAATACATGAATGGGGAAAGAGAAAATTCCGGCGATGATATACGATATGTTGTAGTGTTTCTCCTGCATTCAAACAAAAATAGTGTTTCtcctattataaatatatacaaataactGACCACTTTGTAATCTGTTGTGAAAGCAACATCGGTGGTAAACTTTGGGGTTTATATATGTTTCTCCAAAGATTGTTTATGATCCTTGGGGTAGTAAATCTCTTTCTCGTTTTTTATTTAATGCTACTTTTGATTGGATTTTTCATTGCTCACAACtactatatataataaagatCAAAATTGCAATGGTTAACCACCAAAAATTATAATGGTTGATCACCAAAAATTGTAATGATTCACTTaagtttttaacaaaatattatttatgaaagtaaaaaaaaatgttaaaaagcaaaagaaatttcTGAAAACAAAAGGAATTATAAACAAAACGCACAACAAATAATTACGAGCGAAATGTATAATACacgtttatattttaaatagataCATCATTTCAAAacagtttaattataaaaagacactttataacaattttcaaaaaaaaatattttttatatagacacatcatttaaaaaataactttatGACTCTTTACACTAACTAATTCTTGgtataaaaaattatacaaagaCACTTTTggaatatttaacaacatttaaaaactaatatatcGTTTTAGATGAAAAGACACAACTCTTAAAGTTGATACTTGTTAGAATTGCATGTTGGAAACACACATATGTAAACTGACAACTTTTGAAATAGAATACAACCTATCAATttaattgaaatttataatattttgaattaattGGGATTGTTATTATTGAAATAGATATAAAGAGAGAAATCTTGTGGAAAGAGTGTTGTTTTTTCAGCTGTGGGTACATGAGGACGCTGACTCTTGTAAAAGGACTTACACTACAGGGACTCCCTCTAAAATGCTGTTCCCATGTCTCCACGTCTCGACCATGGCTAATAATATGCTTCATTAAATTCAGCACTCAACAAGTCATGATGATATTATCTTTTGCTTGGAGGTGGTCAAGATGTAGGCATCAGCTGTAAATACCACTGATAATCGTGATAGGCAACTTCTTGATCCATTCATTGATTGTGTATCTATCATGATGAGTTTTGCTAATTTTGGACCTAATATATATAAGCTGATTTTCATGTACCACTCCAGATTTTGAGTGGagatttatagaaatatttgttattattgaTTTTCTTATCCAAGCAAAGCAACAAACACCGATCTGAGAGATGTCTCTCATACATACACTACATCATGAGGTCTATACTGAATGCAACAAAGGAAgccatatataaaaatagagcCTCTCCATATTAACAACCACCCCCTCTCTggaaaatctatatatatatagatcaaatcatctccatctccatctctTCTATACTATCTAACAAGTTTTCTGGAATTAGCATAcacttgttttgtttgtttctgtCGACAAATTAAGTAGAAGTCGACACACCAGAGTGTTATAATTAGCGAGCAGCTACACCATCAGCTCGAGGCTTTGTATCAAGCAGTTGATGCAGTTTGCTGGTAGAGTTAGTCTCATTGTCTCCTTGCTTCTTGTTCTTGTCGTCTCCATTTCCTGAGCTCTTAACTCTCTTTTCAGGTTCTGAACTTTTCAGCTTGTCCTGCAACCCCCCAACAAAAGCGTCACCTTCAAGAAACTAATACTTATTCATTAGTCAATGCTTTTTACTTACCAGTAAGGTTGCATTAGCTCCTCTTAGATTATTAGATTTCTCATTAAGTTGGTTTAGTTCAGATCTTAACGCCATGTTTTCTGCTGTTAGAGCTTCAACTTTCCTCGCCAGTTCTTCAGTCTCAGCCTTTAAAACACAAATGATGTGTTAATGAGACTCATACTAAGAacatacaaaaagaaaagagagaacgTTTTAGAAACAAACCTGTTTCCTTAATCTTGACCTTCTAGCAGATTCTCTATTAGACTGTTTCCTTCTCTCCCGTTTCAGTTCTCTCTCGTTCTGAACAACAAAAATGGATTTACTTGTGAGGGAGATGTAACAAAACTAGCTAGATGGAAGACTAAGTCACTAAGGGTACCTGAAGCCAAGTTTCAGGAGGAACCATGGCTAAAGATTGTGACATGAAGGTGGGGTTTGAATTTGCACTTACACCAGCAGCAGATACTATAGCTCCACCTCCTCCTTGAACACTAGGCTTTACGCAGTTATTATCACCACTTGACTGAGAAACAGACCGAAATGAGCTTGACTGAACCAAATGTTTCTTCTCatctacacaaaaaaaaacatcattcacaccaaatctctctctctatttgaGACATGCAAAAAAAAGACTAATACCTTTGGCTGGAGTTCCTTCTCGGCTTCTCTTAAGTTTCGGTTCATCAGCCTAAGAACATGCAAAAAAAGGTTTAAGCATTAGACCATTTGAGGTTCTGATTGTAGATGAGACTACAAGAGACATTACCCCAGTGGTATTCCCATCACTTCCATCACTAGAACCATCCGTTTCTGAGCTGTTCCGTGAGCGTTTACCTTCATCACCATTATTACCATTTCCTAGAGACATAGCAAGTCCATCAAACTCTTTCAGCTTCTTCATCAGTCCATTCTCTGTGTTCCCTGTTGATTTACTAGGAGTGTCTATGTTCAATGGCGTCCCCGGCTGCCCATTTTTACAATGAAACCCATAAAAACAGTGagcaaaaaaaaaccattacACAATCCATAATGATACTACTTACAGTTGTTAAAGGTGTTGCACCCTTTTGACCCTGTGGCTGTGACCCctgttaacaaaaatattaagtcAGTCAATCACTTGAGTTTTCGGATTTAAAAAGGTCAGCGATGATTGTTATTTACCATGGGGAATCCAGGATGAGCGTAGACTCCTCCTCCGTGAGGGTAAACAGCTGCATAGGGTGTTCCATATGGTGACATCATATGCTAAAAAAGATTCAAGACCAAAAACATTAACCAATAGTCTTCCatgtataagaaaaaaaaaagtctttggGGTTGACTAATAATAATACCTGAGGATTCCACATgtaaggaggaggaggatgaccAGATGCAGCAGCCATAGCTGAGTTGTAATAAGGAGGCATTGCTACTCTTGGACCATAATAAGCCTATCAAAGTATCATCATTACATAAAccggaaagagagagagagagagagagtaaaagtAATAACAATACTAACCTGCATAGCGGCCCAATCAGGGTAGACATGAACATTTGTTTGATCCTGTCAACACATACAAGATAACATTAGTTTTGACTCTATTACAAGAACACTATTGACTTGAGAGTTATGGtctgaaattaataataaaaataccgCAGGTGGTGAAGATGGTTTGTTGTCTGATTTGGTAACCTTTGGTTCCTCGCTCTTTCCCATGGTCTTAACGTTTCCACACTTTAACAACAATTGTCTCTTTCTGCAAAAAACAAAGTTGTTGTGTGAGAAGCAAGAAGCATATGGGCAGAAACGTCTTTCCACC
It encodes the following:
- the LOC106450714 gene encoding G-box-binding factor 3 isoform X1, which encodes MGKSEEPKVTKSDNKPSSPPADQTNVHVYPDWAAMQAYYGPRVAMPPYYNSAMAAASGHPPPPYMWNPQHMMSPYGTPYAAVYPHGGGVYAHPGFPMGSQPQGQKGATPLTTPGTPLNIDTPSKSTGNTENGLMKKLKEFDGLAMSLGNGNNGDEGKRSRNSSETDGSSDGSDGNTTGADEPKLKRSREGTPAKDEKKHLVQSSSFRSVSQSSGDNNCVKPSVQGGGGAIVSAAGVSANSNPTFMSQSLAMVPPETWLQNERELKRERRKQSNRESARRSRLRKQAETEELARKVEALTAENMALRSELNQLNEKSNNLRGANATLLDKLKSSEPEKRVKSSGNGDDKNKKQGDNETNSTSKLHQLLDTKPRADGVAAR
- the LOC106450714 gene encoding G-box-binding factor 3 isoform X2, with translation MGKSEEPKVTKSDNKPSSPPADQTNVHVYPDWAAMQAYYGPRVAMPPYYNSAMAAASGHPPPPYMWNPQHMMSPYGTPYAAVYPHGGGVYAHPGFPMGSQPQGQKGATPLTTPGTPLNIDTPSKSTGNTENGLMKKLKEFDGLAMSLGNGNNGDEGKRSRNSSETDGSSDGSDGNTTGADEPKLKRSREGTPAKDEKKHLVQSSSFRSVSQSSGDNNCVKPSVQGGGGAIVSAAGNERELKRERRKQSNRESARRSRLRKQAETEELARKVEALTAENMALRSELNQLNEKSNNLRGANATLLDKLKSSEPEKRVKSSGNGDDKNKKQGDNETNSTSKLHQLLDTKPRADGVAAR